A genome region from Babesia bigemina genome assembly Bbig001, chromosome : I includes the following:
- a CDS encoding u4/u6.u5 tri-snRNP-associated 65 kDa protein, putative, whose amino-acid sequence MTLDNLSEGYENRIVLGCDARYGSTTLDRHKMAVERSRMQPIKCPYLGTINRHLLDFDFEKVCSITLSNKHVYACLVCGRYFEGRGKNTCSYVHALQERHYVFINLHDCKVYCLPENYQVEDASLNDISLFLKPSFTKEYVDYIDSKIVYGKALDGTDFIPGCVGLNNLKCTDFFNVIIQALCSVAPIRNHLLLLDVEVIQPPDNVITALVELVRKIFNPKNFKGIVSPHEFLQAVGVASGGMYKIGTQGDPVALMSWLFNKIHCRLKNKKNNASIISSTFGGQLIVMTQDEQGWKEDIVSFRMLSLEVPNAPIFKSAQDKNVIPQVSIIQLLQKFNGRTEHVSAKGLICRYRLWKLPKYLIINVKRFTRNNFFLEKNPTIVSFPMKNLDLSAYVDDRAPDKYHTNGRYDLVCNVCHQGSPAAGHYKIHVLHGPSGDWFELEDLLVTSVLPQFVAQSESYIQVYKRQDDESGAAP is encoded by the exons ATGACGTTAGATAATCTTTCAGAGGGCTATGAAAACAGAATTGTACTTGGTTGTGACGCTCGCTATGGAAGCACTACGCTTGATAGACACAAGATGGCAGTAG AGCGGTCTCGTATGCAACCAATCAAGTGCCCATACCTGGGAACTATCAATAGGCATCTGTTGGACTTtgattttgaaaaagtatGCTCCATCACGCTCTCAAACAAGCATGTCTATGCGTGTCTCGTTTGCGGGCGCTACTTTGAAG GGAGAGGAAAGAATACCTGCTCCTATGTACATGCTCTACAAGAAAGACATTATGTGTTCATAAACCTGCATGACTGCAAGGTCTATTGCCTACCGGAAAATTATCAAGTTGAAGACGCATCACTCAACGACATATCG TTGTTTCTGAAACCGTCATTTACCAAAGAATACGTGGATTATATAGATTCCAAAATCGTATATGGAAAGGCGCTGGATGGGACAGATTTTATACCGG GGTGTGTCGGTCTAAATAACCTGAAATGTACAGACTTCTTCAACGTCATAATTCAG GCGTTATGCTCCGTGGCGCCCATACGAAACCATCTGCTGCTTCTGGACGTAGAGGTTATACAACCACCAGATAATGTTATAACGGCTCTTGTGGAACTAGTACGGAAAATATTCAATCCGAAAAACTTCAAAGGCATTGTTTCTCCCCATGAATTCCTACAAGCAGTAGGAGTTGCGTCGGGAGGTATGTACAAAATCGGAACCCAAGGCGACCCAGTGGCTCTGATGTCGTGGTTGTTTAACAAAATACATTGCAGGTTGAAGAATAAAAAAAATAATG CATCGATTATATCAAGCACCTTCGGAGGGCAGTTAATTGTTATGACCCAGGATGAACAGGGATGGAAGGAGGATATTGTGAGCTTCAGAATGCTCAGTCTGGAAGTCCCAAACGCACCCATATTCAAAAGTGCGCAAGACAAAAACGTGATTCCTCAAGTTTCCATAATCCAGCTTTTACAAAAGTTTAATGGGCGGACCGAACATGTGTCAGCCAAAGGGCTTATCTGCCGATACAGGCTATGGAAACTTCCGAAGTATTTGATTATCAATGTGAAAAGGTTTACGCGTAATAACTTCTTCCTGGAGAAAAACCCGACGATTGTGTCTTTTCCTATGAAAAACCTCGATCTTTCCGCCT ATGTTGATGATCGTGCACCAGACAAGTATCATACGAACGGGAGATATGACCTTGTGTGTAATGTTTGCCATCAGGGAAGTCCAGCGGCCGGGCATTACAAGATCCATGTGCTCCATGGACCGTCAGGAGATTGGTTTGAACTGGAGGACCTTCTCGTCACATCGGTATTACCGCAGTTTGTTGCGCAATCAG AATCGTACATACAAGTCTACAAGCGGCAAGATGACGAAAGTGGTGCCGCGCCTTAG
- a CDS encoding DNA replication licensing factor MCM4, putative, whose amino-acid sequence MDSVSSNKTPLHNRESLSYHSGASYDRGAASMRRRLTLDESEHLTGTRRHTQYTQYGKTPNVLRRIRAARSDIGDMGRELFMQPDEIRRLPYILDARIDEVHSRFSAFLREFRIEDFDGLIAPTDEDYELLDKRENFASQWTMVYYGLKMMLYIDSHFGSTTGEELNNSSSIGRRFEINLSHIKAFDGVLYELLIKYPADSVSELDRMLQRFFEEMISEYFSETGVVVDNKQVQWNPRVRLYGKTEPDRASNLGPGDIDTLVSIKGIVVRCSDVIPEMTMAAFTCSGQLKMGINSFEQCTQEVYEYVIQGEVNEPTSCSKCKNRNCFELRHNLCCFASKQLIKLIETSQTASESPQSVIVYAYDDLIDAAMPGDKVEVTGIFKASSLRINPRMRTSSAIYRTFMNALHIRLEESSKYRMASAPKLLTAIDKNPLNYSQDIVNEIIRLSKCANIYDLLVKSFAPSIQGRDDVKRGLLCQLFGASVDPSSRMRSQINVLLCGDPSTSKSQLLKYVHMLAPCGVYTSGKGSSQVGLTAYVRKDVETHEYVLESGAVVLSDGGICCIDEFDKMDDFAKAILHEVMEQQTVTVAKAGIVATLNARSAILASANPVNSRYDKRKAVVDNINLAPSLFSRFDLIYLVLDCIDPMEDKVIAKRLCNSFVGIDQEPPPIDPVTLSRYIWFARANCNPYLTAESRQIIISEYLKMRLTEGSSKLPCASARQLEGLIRLSQALAKMKLSPHVTADDAREAARLMRATTFQSLIDPVSGKIDFDQLATGLTSAAARKAEVLCEEILSTIAFITTSEPSASLDAIYERCRLQFKTKGEYLERRQVLDAIDKLLGEEKLTKHLGGLKLL is encoded by the coding sequence ATGGATTCTGTATCGTCTAACAAAACACCGCTACACAATCGGGAATCTCTATCATATCATAGCGGAGCCAGTTATGACAGGGGAGCCGCGTCAATGCGGCGTCGTTTGACACTGGACGAATCGGAGCACCTAACAGGTACTAGAAGGCACACCCAATACACTCAATACGGCAAGACGCCTAATGTGTTACGGCGTATACGTGCAGCTCGCAGTGATATTGGGGATATGGGCAGGGAGTTGTTCATGCAGCCAGATGAAATTCGACGTTTGCCATACATTTTGGATGCTAGGATTGACGAGGTGCACAGTCGCTTCAGTGCATTTCTGCGCGAGTTTCGTATTGAAGACTTCGATGGATTGATTGCACCCACAGATGAAGATTACGAATTATTGGATAAGCGCGAGAATTTCGCGTCACAGTGGACAATGGTATATTATGGTTTGAAAATGATGTTATACATAGATTCACACTTTGGATCTACGACGGGAGAAGAATTGAACAATTCATCATCCATTGGGCGCCGATTCGAAATAAATCTATCACACATAAAGGCATTTGATGGAGTGTTATATGAGTTGCTAATCAAGTACCCTGCCGACTCCGTCAGCGAGCTCGATAGGATGTTGCAGCGTTTCTTTGAGGAAATGATATCTGAATATTTTAGCGAGACTGGTGTGGTTGTTGACAACAAGCAAGTGCAGTGGAACCCAAGGGTACGCCTTTATGGCAAGACCGAACCTGATCGTGCGTCCAATTTGGGCCCCGGGGACATTGACACTCTTGTCTCAATTAAGGGAATTGTAGTGCGTTGCTCGGACGTAATACCTGAGATGACTATGGCAGCTTTCACGTGTTCAGGCCAACTGAAGATGGGAATAAATTCATTCGAACAATGCACTCAGGAAGTCTATGAGTATGTTATACAAGGTGAGGTGAACGAACCTACTTCCTGTTCCAAGTGCAAGAATCGCAATTGTTTCGAGTTGCGACACAATTTATGCTGCTTTGCGAGTAAACAATTAATAAAGTTAATTGAAACTTCTCAGACAGCTTCGGAGTCTCCTCAGTCTGTAATTGTGTATGCATACGACGATTTGATCGACGCTGCTATGCCCGGAGACAAGGTTGAAGTAACAGGTATTTTCAAAGCATCATCACTTCGGATCAATCCTCGTATGAGGACTTCTAGTGCCATTTATCGCACGTTTATGAATGCTTTGCATATACGGTTGGAGGAGTCCTCGAAATATAGGATGGCATCTGCACCTAAATTGTTAACAGCCATTGACAAGAATCCTTTGAACTATTCACAAGATATTGTCAACGAAATTATACGTTTATCGAAATGTGCAAATATATATGATTTGCTAGTGAAATCCTTTGCCCCTTCAATCCAGGGTCGGGATGATGTAAAACGAGGTTTGTTATGTCAGCTCTTTGGTGCTAGCGTGGATCCATCATCTCGCATGAGATCTCAAATAAATGTGCTTCTCTGCGGCGACCCGTCTACGTCGAAATCCCAATTGCTAAAGTACGTTCACATGCTTGCACCATGTGGGGTGTACACGAGTGGAAAGGGCAGCAGTCAAGTGGGTCTAACGGCATATGTACGCAAAGATGTAGAAACGCACGAATATGTACTTGAAAGTGGTGCAGTAGTGCTGTCGGATGGCGGAATATGCTGCATCGACGAGTTTGACAAGATGGATGATTTCGCAAAAGCCATTTTGCACGAGGTTATGGAACAACAAACCGTGACGGTTGCGAAGGCGGGAATAGTGGCTACTTTGAATGCAAGAAGTGCAATTCTAGCGTCCGCGAATCCAGTGAACTCGCGCTATGATAAACGCAAGGCCGTAGTAGATAATATAAACCTCGCTCCATCGCTATTTAGCAGATTTGATTTGATATATTTGGTCCTAGATTGCATTGATCCTATGGAAGATAAGGTCATAGCTAAGCGCCTATGCAATTCATTCGTTGGTATCGACCAGGAGCCCCCTCCAATAGATCCAGTGACCCTTTCACGTTACATATGGTTTGCCAGGGCAAATTGCAACCCATATTTAACAGCAGAAAGTCGTCAAATAATCATATCTGAGTACTTGAAGATGCGTCTCACAGAGGGTTCATCCAAATTGCCGTGTGCCAGTGCTCGTCAACTTGAAGGTTTAATTCGTCTTAGTCAGGCACTTGCCAAGATGAAACTTTCTCCTCACGTGACGGCTGATGATGCACGTGAAGCTGCTCGGTTGATGCGGGCTACGACTTTCCAATCTCTAATTGACCCTGTTAGCGGAAAGATCGATTTTGATCAGTTGGCAACAGGTCTTacgtctgctgctgccagAAAAGCTGAAGTTTTGTGTGAAGAAATATTGTCTACAATTGCCTTTATAACAACTTCTGAGCCTTCGGCAAGTTTGGATGCGATATACGAACGATGCAGGTTGCAATTTAAAACAAAGGGGGAGTATCTGGAACGTCGCCAGGTTCTAGATGCGATCGACAAGTTGCTAGGTGAAGAAAAGTTAACAAAGCATCTCGGGGGCCTCAAACTTCTATGA
- a CDS encoding 40S ribosomal protein S15, putative, whose translation MTDQGAQVNRKRTFRTFKFRGYELEKLLEMPMENFISLLRSRQRRRFSRAKKDLAYGEKPEPVKTHLRDTIIVPEMIGSIVGVYNGKQYINVEIKPEMVGHYVGEFSITYKPVMHGKPGIGATHSSRFIPLK comes from the exons ATG ACGGACCAGGGGGCGCAAGTCAATAGGAAAAGGACCTTTAGGACCTTTAAATTCCGTGGCTATGAGTTGGAAAAATTGCTTGAAATGCCAATGGAAAACTTCATTTCATTACTTAGGTCTAGGCAGAGAAGGCGGTTTTCGAGGG CCAAGAAGGATCTTGCTTACGGAGAAAAACCGGAGCCTGTGAAGACCCACTTGAGGGACACTATCATAGTCCCGGAGATGATCGGATCTATAGTTGGGGTGTACAATGGCAAGCAGTATATCAATGTAGAAATCAAGCCGGAAATGGTGGGGCATTATGTGGGAGAATTCTCCATCACGTACAAGCCCGTTATGCACGGGAAACCAGGCATAGGAGCAACACACTCCTCCAGATTCATCCCGCTTAAGTGA
- a CDS encoding chain A of Ferredoxin, putative: MRLLEAFSLLCVVVLNIHLVVNVTGERMLHHCTLPWQQFRVGYVTHCNRFRKYRMWSTSLVPLANDRRYFRHLRPSGLFYSVKFVTPQGDVTVDCDPDEYILEAAEKAGIDLPYSCRGGSCSTCAGKIVNGIVDNEEQSYLDNEQMSQGYCLLCTCYPRSDCTIVTHKEEELHASGSST; encoded by the exons ATGAGGTTACTGGAGGCGTTCTCTCTTCTATGCGTCGTTGTTTTGAACATACATTTGGTTGTAAATGTAACGGGCGAGCGTATGCTGCACCACTGCACTCTTCCATGGCAACAGTTTAGGGTCGGTTATGTTACACACTGTAATAGGTTTCGGAAATATCGTATGTGGTCTACAAGTTTGGTCCCGCTTGCTAATGATAGGCGTTATTTCCGACATCTTCGCCCTTCGGGCCTTTTTTATTCCGTGAAATTTGTAACTCCGCAGG GTGATGTAACCGTTGACTGCGATCCTGATGAATACATATTAGAAGCCGCCGAAAAAGCGGGAATAGATCTCCCCTACAGTTGCCGCGGAGGAAGTTGTTCAACTTGTGCTG GGAAGATTGTTAATGGGATCGTAGACAACGAGGAGCAGAGTTACCTGGATAACGAGCAGATGAGTCAAGGGTATTGCTTGCTGTGTACGTGCTACCCACGATCTGACTGTACGATTGTAACTCATAAAGAAGAAGAACTTCACGCAAGCGGCAGTTCTACATAA
- a CDS encoding cytidine diphosphate-diacylglycerol synthase, putative, producing MMPAFRRSSSIRDTRGHSKSDNAELGDTCWSRILSNNLAIRIVLGLIIAGGTVFVICLGPIYGSILILLLINMAYYEMVSLYDKVIQQHKQATGEEVSSKTGSVTGKFKKRVRIYVITEAFDVFSFISLETYFLLTTMVGISFPWLLPRLARKHPNIAPICGFVLSYHHLLLFISFFCGVVKFILSLEKGRSRQQFLRFAFIIMALLYVVIQSMMIIANLYYGMVWFLLPHAMIALNDVMAYFFGKMFGRTPLISLSPNKTLEGFLGAFVSTSLVVGMVTPTIMNFQPMVCPVNNFDFTPFAWMTTTCEPESIYKTSAYILPTWAANVLGMKEVLYKPCFVHVMILTLFASLFAPFGGFLASGFKRALKVKDFSDTIPGHGGMMDRFDCHILMGTFTYLYLKTFVRRSNYSPDAVMKVIAKMAPKDRTMLLEKLQEAFG from the coding sequence ATGATGCCAGCGTTTCGGCGTTCGTCGTCAATACGAGATACTCGTGGACACTCTAAAAGCGACAATGCGGAGCTTGGAGATACTTGTTGGTCGAGGATTCTATCAAATAATTTGGCCATTAGAATAGTCTTAGGCCTAATAATCGCAGGGGGTACAGTTTTCGTAATATGCTTAGGGCCAATATATGGTTCAATTTTGATACTGTTGTTAATCAATATGGCGTACTATGAGATGGTAAGTCTCTACGACAAAGTCATTCAACAACACAAACAAGCCACGGGTGAGGAGGTCTCATCGAAGACAGGTTCAGTTACGGGGAAGTTTAAGAAGCGTGTTCGTATTTATGTCATAACCGAAGCGTTCGACGTGTTTTCATTCATATCTCTAGAGACATACTTCCTGCTTACTACGATGGTTGGTATATCATTTCCTTGGTTATTGCCCCGTTTGGCGCGTAAGCACCCTAATATCGCACCTATATGCGGTTTCGTTCTGTCATATCACCATCTTTTACTTTTTATTTCCTTCTTCTGTGGTGTAGTCAAGTTCATTCTCAGTTTAGAAAAGGGTCGTTCGCGTCAGCAGTTTCTACGTTTCGCGTTTATTATAATGGCTCTTTTGTATGTGGTCATTCAGAGCATGATGATAATAGCAAATTTATACTACGGCATGGTGTGGTTTTTGCTACCGCACGCGATGATAGCATTGAACGACGTTATGGCATATTTTTTCGGAAAAATGTTCGGCAGAACTCCACTTATTTCGCTTTCGCCGAACAAGACACTTGAGGGATTTTTAGGGGCCTTCGTATCTACATCATTGGTTGTAGGTATGGTCACACCTACTATAATGAATTTCCAACCAATGGTATGCCCGGTTAATAACTTCGACTTTACACCATTTGCGTGGATGACCACCACTTGTGAGCCGGAAAGCATATACAAAACATCGGCATATATCTTGCCTACATGGGCAGCTAATGTTCTGGGTATGAAGGAGGTTTTATACAAGCCTTGCTTTGTCCATGTTATGATTTTAACGTTGTTTGCGTCGCTATTTGCCCCATTTGGTGGATTTTTGGCCTCAGGTTTTAAGCGCGCTTTAAAGGTAAAAGACTTTAGCGACACCATCCCGGGTCATGGAGGTATGATGGATCGTTTCGATTGTCACATTTTAATGGGCACATTTACGTATTTATATCTCAAGACATTCGTGCGACGATCAAACTACAGCCCAGATGCCGTAATGAAAGTAATTGCCAAAATGGCACCGAAGGATCGAACGATGCTTCTGGAGAAGTTGCAAGAAGCTTTTGGGTAA
- a CDS encoding ribosomal protein L16, putative: MPPICNKAPLAVAHKVPKGRILPLFSPDVHLGKSLITLTPGRIKAESLEKLRFALKRILSKQKERSVNVHATYAVTRNPDGVKMGQGKGRIHHYVARVPAGSSILHLPQLRALGGIRAPLFGGFSRAVGNLPTACGFRSQQNNFEIDNLSIKTAIRLRNDVCAKRKLLKLRFESTH; the protein is encoded by the coding sequence ATGCCGCCTATATGTAATAAGGCGCCGCTTGCAGTCGCTCACAAGGTCCCGAAGGGACGTATTCTTCCGCTGTTTTCTCCAGACGTACATCTGGGCAAGTCACTAATTACGTTGACACCTGGGCGCATTAAGGCGGAATCGCTGGAAAAATTGCGCTTTGCGCTTAAGCGGATTCTGAGCAAACAGAAGGAACGTAGCGTAAATGTGCACGCCACTTATGCTGTAACGAGGAATCCTGACGGCGTAAAAATGGGTCAAGGAAAAGGCCGAATTCACCATTATGTTGCGAGAGTGCCTGCTGGTTCTTCGATATTACACCTTCCACAACTCAGAGCATTAGGCGGAATCCGCGCGCCATTATTTGGGGGTTTTTCACGAGCGGTTGGAAATTTACCAACAGCGTGTGGTTTTCGTTCTCAACAAAACAATTTTGAGATAGATAATTTGTCTATCAAAACAGCAATAAGGCTAAGGAACGATGTTTGTGCTAAGCGCAAGTTGCTCAAGTTGCGTTTCGAAAGTACCCATTAA
- a CDS encoding cell cycle regulator protein, putative, producing MARKFSTEDIVSQNFIKSSVQRSIKLAIVSQFPSFKGTIDAVLPKRGHIILAKCQEHLTLLLVGGDIVFFQKRDGPWIPSMRLVHKYPEMMPRMQVDKGALKFILRGSNVMCPGLTSEGGAMDDVERGEVVIVVDGRPHACAVGITTMSTKEIREKNKDICIENMHYLNDGIWKFGTTSQDT from the exons ATGGCACGGAAATTTAGCACAGAAGATATTGTATCGCAAAATTTTATTAAATCATCTGTGCAAAGGAGTATAAAATTGGCG ATAGTGAGTCAGTTTCCCTCATTCAAGGGCACCATCGACGCGGTGTTGCCAAAAAGAGGACACATTATCCTCGCCAAATG CCAAGAGCATCTGACGCTCTTGTTGGTCGGAGGTGACATAGTTTTCTTCCAAAAGCGCGATGGCCCGTGGATTCCTTCTATGCGTCTGGTTCACAAAT ATCCAGAGATGATGCCCAGGATgcaagtggataaaggagctcTAAAATTTATACTCAGAGGATCAAATGTAATGTGCCCCGGGTTGACGTCAGAGGGGGGAGCCATGGACGACGTCGAACGCGGAGAAGTGGTT ATAGTCGTCGACGGAAGACCGCACGCGTGCGCGGTAGGAATCACTACTATGTCGACAAAAGAAAT ACGTGAAAAAAACAAGGACATATGCATCGAAAATATGCACTACCTCAACGACGGTATTTGGAAGTTCGGCACAACTTCTCAAGACACCTGA
- a CDS encoding T-cell immunomodulatory protein-like protein precursor, putative, whose amino-acid sequence MSRNIINCVFLLHTFVWLVLGYDIKQIPNTFVYNGQIADFGDFDGNGQLDAITYHQKGNDATICVFKVSNRSDKPVILATAHLQGNVAGAVGVDINLDSALDVLVIIEESKHKYRLLTFYQEKKSGLLVQGWDSTKETNGHNQKKEQSNDRDSQLGTLMKRGEYEYSSIHPLVLDINGDGFVDLFCQTEDKRLFVWTNYGGAFLPYLLENVPSCYFEGTREGYVPSPHSSAFVDINGDCRADLILLVQHENKRYLQIWETEADNNRMKYIRNPNKDIVLPTNHGQVSFADFNGDGTIDIVVPYCNQLNAERSCIQGSRIFITFNHQKPFCSYIWNNPNSDMCRKATELCTKSDFAFHPVDGLSSVDISLPVNVGFKDSEGQLMSVSLGDLNNNGYPDVIVLGWNLATLQPVVCVYRNVENNESSVVNARSFVQSAIIEVTEPDIRYIRVAAVDLFEDGITEVGIFTSKVSIGNDSIARFYTTVNEKIGLFMKAMVRGVAENETPSSVNVLSTGSNVNGAVFKITVIDVYGAKSPRCSTIRPQSAHSPLLPPYSMFGLGKTNNYVEEFYLGMPSTSKSYSNMWISIIPNCSVIAIPHRLLYPNEWTLKLSLSPSKDIYKILVATLICLVSLGVIIVGFDIKEKREDSEQEKGFRQKFIIN is encoded by the exons ATGTCTAGAAATATTATTAATTGTGTATTCCTACTGCATACCTTTGTTTGGTTGGTATTGGGGTATGATATCAAGCAAATACCAAACACATTTGTTTATAATGGGCAAATTGCTGATTTTGGAGATTTTGATGGTAACGGGCAACTTGACGCTATAACGTACCACCAAAAAGGAAATGATGCAACTATATGCGTATTTAAGGTGTCCAACAGATCCGATAAACCTGTAATTCTAGCCACAGCCCATTTGCAAGGGAATGTCGCTGGGGCGGTAGGAGTTGATATAAACCTCGATAGCGCTCTGGATGTTCTAGTTATTATAGAGGAATCGAAACATAAATACCGTTTGCTAACGTTTTACCAAGAAAAAAAATCGGGTCTATTAGTTCAAGGATGGGATTCAACCAAAGAGACAAATGGTCATAATCAGAAGAAGGAACAATCCAATGATCGGGATTCACAATTGGGAACACTAATGAAGCGCGGTGAATATGAATATAGCTCTATACATCCATTAGTATTGGACATCAACGGTGATGGATTTGTGGATTTGTTCTGCCAAACCGAAGACAAGAGGCTTTTTGTTTGGACTAATTATGGGGGTGCGTTTTTACCTTACCTGCTTGAAAATGTTCCATCTTGTTATTTTGAAGGTACGCGTGAAGGATATGTCCCGTCCCCACACTCTTCTGCTTTTGTCGACATCAACGGTGATTGCAGAGCCGACTTGATCCTTTTGGTTCAACATGAAAACAAACGATATCTGCAGATCTGGGAAACTGAAGCCGACAACAATCGCATGAAGTATATAAGAAACCCTAACAAGGATATTGTATTACCCACTAACCACGGCCAAGTATCTTTTGCCGATTTCAACGGTGATGGCACGATTGACATAGTAGTCCCTTATTGTAACCAACTGAACGCAGAGAGATCGTGCATTCAAGGAAGCCGCATATTCATAACATTCAATCATCAGAAACCGTTCTGTTCATACATCTGGAACAACCCAAATAGTGACATGTGTAGAAAAGCTACAGAACTGTGCACGAAGTCTGACTTCGCATTTCATCCAGTGGATGGTTTATCATCAGTAGATATATCGCTACCTGTCAATGTCGGATTTAAGGATAGCGAAGGGCAACTTATGTCAGTATCTCTGGGGGACCTTAACAACAACGGTTATCCAGATGTCATCGTATTAGGATGGAATCTGGCCACGTTGCAACCAGTAGTCTGCGTATACAGAAATGTGGAAAATAATGAGTCTTCTGTTGTTAATGCAAGAAGTTTTGTGCAGTCAGCTATAATTGAAGTTACTGAGCCAGATATTCGATATATTCGCGTAGCTGCAGTCGACCTTTTCGAGGACGGCATTACAGAAGTTGGGATTTTCACGTCAAAGGTATCCATTGGCAACGATAGCATTGCTAGATTTTATACGACGGTAAATGAGAAGATAGGCCTATTTATGAAAGCAATGGTGAGGGGGGTGGCGGAAAATGAGACGCCGTCTTCAGTAAACGTGTTGTCTACCGGGTCGAATGTAAATG GGGCTGTATTCAAGATTACGGTAATTGATGTATACGGAGCCAAATCACCTAGGTGCTCGACTATTCGGCCACAGTCTGCGCATTCACCATTATTACCGCCTTATTCTATGTTCGG ACTGGGCAAAACAAACAACTATGTGGAAGAGTTTTACCTTGGCATGCCGAGCACATCCAAGAGCTACAGCAATATGTGGATTTCGATTATTCCTAACTGCAGCGTCATAGCGATTCCGCACCGCCTGTTATATCCAAATGA GTGGACTCTGAAGTTATCGTTAAGTCCATCCAAGGATATATATAAAATCCTTGTAGCTACACTAATTTGCCTAGTCAGCCTAGGAGTTATCATTGTCGGATTTGATATAAAGGAGAAACGCGAGGACTCGGAGCAAGAAAAAGGATTTCGTCAAAAATTTATCATTAATTAA
- a CDS encoding thioredoxin peroxidase-like protein, putative, whose protein sequence is MVLRVGQPAPNFRCEAVMPDNSFKEVSLSDYAGKKYVSLFFYPLDFTFVCPTEIVAFNDAIAQFEARNVQILACSVDSKFAHLTWRNTPRDKGGIGNVMFPILADLTKSISEQYQVLIPDDGVALRGLFIIDKKGMLQHQQVNNLPIGRSVHEVLRIVDALQFYEKNGEVCPANWKAGDKGMAPTTEGVIAHLTTKMS, encoded by the exons ATGGTGCTTCGTGTGGGTCAGCCGGCTCCTAATTTTCGCTGCGAAGCTGTGATGCCAGACAACTCCTTCAAAGAGGTTTCCTTGTCTGACTATGCAGGTAAAAAGTATGTTAGCCTGTTTTTCTACCCATTGGATTTCACATTCGTCTGCCCTACCGAGATTGTCGCGTTCAACGATGCTATTGCACAATTCGAGGCGCGAAATGTGCAAATCCTGGCTTGCAGCGTCGACTCCAAATTCGCTCATCTTACTTGGCGCAATACGCCCAGAGACAAGGGAGGAATCGGCAATGTTATGTTCCCTATATTAGCAGACCTTACAAAATCGATATCGGAACAATATCAGGTTTTAATTCCCGATGATGGAGTTGCCCTCAGAGGCCTCTTTATTATTGACAAGAAGGGCATGCTCCAGCATCAGCAGGTCAACAATCTACCCATAGGTAGATCG GTGCACGAAGTCCTGCGGATTGTGGATGCGCTGCAGTTTTACGAGAAGAATGGAGAGGTTTGTCCTGCGAACTGGAAGGCTGGTGACAAAGGTATGGCCCCCACCACGGAAGGTGTCATCGCCCACCTGACCACAAAGATGTCGTGA